In one window of Trachemys scripta elegans isolate TJP31775 chromosome 5, CAS_Tse_1.0, whole genome shotgun sequence DNA:
- the BEND4 gene encoding BEN domain-containing protein 4 isoform X2, whose amino-acid sequence MLMMMEEEMQAAEEGPSLPRLYRQRSPYSVLKTFPSKRPALPKRYERPTMVELPHLRPAGQPFPPAASSSSEPHHYPAAPGSYPSGPARAASLGHPRTPAPPLGPQAASSSSARYSHGQSGAAASGEGGISSSLELSAESRMILDAFAQQCSRVLNLLNCGGKLLDNNHSQSMISCVKQESTSYSERQEQCQLGKMVHSQTSDNLDIEMQYIQKKQQTSAFLRVFTDSLQNYLLSGSFASQNTSSVNDFGHLADVDPLSTSPVHTLGGWTSPATSESHGHPSSSTLPEEEEEEEEGYCPRCQELEQEVISLQQENEELRRKLESIPVPCQTVLDYLKTVLQHHNQLMIPQPTDHPTEGSKQLLNNYPVYITSKQWDEAVNSSKKDGRRLLRYLIRFVFTTDELKYSCGLGKRKRVH is encoded by the exons ATGCTGATgatgatggaggaggagatgcaggcggcagaggaggggcccagccTCCCCAGGCTCTACCGGCAGAGGAGCCCCTACAGCGTCCTCAAGACCTTCCCCAGCAAGAGACCAGCCCTGCCCAAGCGCTACGAGAGACCCACCATGGTGGAGCTCCCGCACCTCCGGCCGGCGGGGCAGCCCTTCCCGCCCGCCGCCTCCAGCAGCAGCGAGCCGCACCACTACCCGGCGGCGCCCGGCTCCTACCCCAGCGGGCCCGCCCGAGCCGCCTCGCTGGGCCACCCCAGGACTCCCGCCCCGCCGCTGGGGCCCCaggcagcctcctcctcctcggccCGCTACAGCCACGGCCAGTCGGGGGCCGCGGCCAGCGGCGAGGGCGGcatcagcagcagcctggagctgAGCGCAG AGAGTCGTATGATTCTGGATGCCTTTGCCCAACAATGCAGCCGGGTTCTTAATCTTTTAAATTGTGGTGGAAAACTACTGGACAACAATCACTCTCAGTCCATGATTTCTTGTGTAAAGCAGGAAAGCACAAGTTATAGTGAAAGACAAGAGCAGTGTCAGCTGGGGAAAATGGTCCATAGTCAGACGTCAGACAATTTAGACATAGAGATGCAGTATattcaaaagaaacaacaaacctCAGCCTTTCTGAGGGTTTTTACTGATTCCCTTCAAAACTATTTGCTTTCTGGGAGCTTTGCATCTCAGAACACCTCATCAGTAAATGATTTTGGCCATTTGGCAGATGTGGATCCACTTTCAACCTCTCCAGTACACACTTTAGGTGGATGGACATCCCCAGCAACCTCTGAATCCCATGGTCACCCATCATCATCTACACTtccagaggaggaagaggaggaggaggagggatacTGTCCCCGATGTCAAGAGCTAGAGCAGGAGGTAATTTCACTACAACAAGAAAATGAGGAACTCCGGAGAAAACTAGAGAGCATTCCAG TGCCCTGCCAGACTGTTTTAGATTATTTGAAGACTGTACTTCAGCATCACAACCAACTTATGATACCTCAACCAACAGACCATCCAACAGAG GGAAGCAAGCAGTTGCTGAACAACTATCCTGTCTACATCACTAGTAAACAGTGGGATGAGGCTGTAAATTCTTCAAAGAAAGATGGAAGGCGGCTACTTCGATATCTCATCAGATTTGTTTTCACAACTGATGAGCTTAAGTACTCATGCGGCCTTGGAAAAAGGAAAAG AGTTCATTAG
- the BEND4 gene encoding BEN domain-containing protein 4 isoform X1 — MLMMMEEEMQAAEEGPSLPRLYRQRSPYSVLKTFPSKRPALPKRYERPTMVELPHLRPAGQPFPPAASSSSEPHHYPAAPGSYPSGPARAASLGHPRTPAPPLGPQAASSSSARYSHGQSGAAASGEGGISSSLELSAESRMILDAFAQQCSRVLNLLNCGGKLLDNNHSQSMISCVKQESTSYSERQEQCQLGKMVHSQTSDNLDIEMQYIQKKQQTSAFLRVFTDSLQNYLLSGSFASQNTSSVNDFGHLADVDPLSTSPVHTLGGWTSPATSESHGHPSSSTLPEEEEEEEEGYCPRCQELEQEVISLQQENEELRRKLESIPVPCQTVLDYLKTVLQHHNQLMIPQPTDHPTEGSKQLLNNYPVYITSKQWDEAVNSSKKDGRRLLRYLIRFVFTTDELKYSCGLGKRKRSVQSGETGPERRPLDPVKVTCLREFIRMHCTSNPDWWMPSEEQINKVFSDAVGHARQGRAVGTFLHNGNSYYEGIDHQGSQEEIFNRGIQDGSGD; from the exons ATGCTGATgatgatggaggaggagatgcaggcggcagaggaggggcccagccTCCCCAGGCTCTACCGGCAGAGGAGCCCCTACAGCGTCCTCAAGACCTTCCCCAGCAAGAGACCAGCCCTGCCCAAGCGCTACGAGAGACCCACCATGGTGGAGCTCCCGCACCTCCGGCCGGCGGGGCAGCCCTTCCCGCCCGCCGCCTCCAGCAGCAGCGAGCCGCACCACTACCCGGCGGCGCCCGGCTCCTACCCCAGCGGGCCCGCCCGAGCCGCCTCGCTGGGCCACCCCAGGACTCCCGCCCCGCCGCTGGGGCCCCaggcagcctcctcctcctcggccCGCTACAGCCACGGCCAGTCGGGGGCCGCGGCCAGCGGCGAGGGCGGcatcagcagcagcctggagctgAGCGCAG AGAGTCGTATGATTCTGGATGCCTTTGCCCAACAATGCAGCCGGGTTCTTAATCTTTTAAATTGTGGTGGAAAACTACTGGACAACAATCACTCTCAGTCCATGATTTCTTGTGTAAAGCAGGAAAGCACAAGTTATAGTGAAAGACAAGAGCAGTGTCAGCTGGGGAAAATGGTCCATAGTCAGACGTCAGACAATTTAGACATAGAGATGCAGTATattcaaaagaaacaacaaacctCAGCCTTTCTGAGGGTTTTTACTGATTCCCTTCAAAACTATTTGCTTTCTGGGAGCTTTGCATCTCAGAACACCTCATCAGTAAATGATTTTGGCCATTTGGCAGATGTGGATCCACTTTCAACCTCTCCAGTACACACTTTAGGTGGATGGACATCCCCAGCAACCTCTGAATCCCATGGTCACCCATCATCATCTACACTtccagaggaggaagaggaggaggaggagggatacTGTCCCCGATGTCAAGAGCTAGAGCAGGAGGTAATTTCACTACAACAAGAAAATGAGGAACTCCGGAGAAAACTAGAGAGCATTCCAG TGCCCTGCCAGACTGTTTTAGATTATTTGAAGACTGTACTTCAGCATCACAACCAACTTATGATACCTCAACCAACAGACCATCCAACAGAG GGAAGCAAGCAGTTGCTGAACAACTATCCTGTCTACATCACTAGTAAACAGTGGGATGAGGCTGTAAATTCTTCAAAGAAAGATGGAAGGCGGCTACTTCGATATCTCATCAGATTTGTTTTCACAACTGATGAGCTTAAGTACTCATGCGGCCTTGGAAAAAGGAAAAGGTCAGTGCAGTCAGGAGAGACAGGTCCTGAAAGACGTCCTCTGGATCCAGTAAAAGTAACATGTCTCAGAG AGTTCATTAGGATGCATTGTACTTCCAACCCTGATTGGTGGATGCCATCTGAAGAACAGATAAACAAGGTTTTCAGTGATGCAGTAGGACATGCTCGTCAAGGACGTGCAGTGGGGACTTTCCTTCATAACGGTAATTCATATTATGAAGGGATAGACCATCAAGGTTCACAAGAAGAAATCTTCAATAGGGGTATCCAAGATGGCTCTGGAGATTGA